A stretch of Corynebacterium timonense DNA encodes these proteins:
- a CDS encoding DUF3239 domain-containing protein, with translation MSEMKVFRFDVDEAYAQKNNEMLRDTRYLVISGVSLFVLCLIGAILVWFFVDPASPWRLLGSLGLLLFGVMMLIVGLLVPRSVGSAQSLYDAHPLAAAIIAESRGTDYTLLALVNTTVDPAQPAHWALTTQTVRSLPHTPDTVGAKVPVAAVGGRRSVHEKGRWQVITPMPIAWGTPDPSVVDAAKKAVPREQWHILDTSRPRLKEVMAAKYRLLPLDELPLN, from the coding sequence ATGAGCGAGATGAAGGTGTTCCGGTTCGACGTTGACGAGGCGTACGCGCAGAAAAACAACGAAATGCTGCGGGACACGCGCTACCTGGTCATCTCGGGGGTCTCGCTCTTCGTTCTCTGCCTCATCGGCGCGATCCTGGTCTGGTTTTTCGTCGACCCGGCCTCGCCGTGGCGGCTGCTGGGGTCCCTCGGTCTGCTGCTCTTCGGCGTCATGATGCTCATCGTGGGCCTGCTCGTGCCCCGCTCGGTGGGCTCGGCGCAGTCGCTGTACGACGCCCACCCCCTCGCCGCGGCCATCATCGCGGAGAGCAGGGGCACCGACTACACGCTTCTGGCCTTGGTGAACACGACGGTCGACCCGGCCCAGCCTGCCCACTGGGCGCTGACGACGCAGACCGTCCGGTCGCTGCCGCACACCCCGGACACCGTGGGGGCGAAGGTTCCTGTCGCCGCGGTCGGCGGGCGCCGTTCCGTGCACGAAAAGGGACGGTGGCAAGTCATTACCCCCATGCCGATTGCCTGGGGCACCCCCGATCCCTCGGTCGTGGACGCCGCGAAGAAGGCCGTGCCGCGCGAGCAGTGGCACATCCTGGATACCTCGCGCCCGCGCCTCAAGGAGGTTATGGCGGCGAAGTACCGCCTCCTCCCCCTCGACGAGCTACCCCTGAATTAG
- a CDS encoding YhgE/Pip domain-containing protein → MSTSTTATSSRGRFHRVLDWRPASILARILIVLALVVPLLISATYMWAMWDPSKTLPNVPLAIVNEDKGAENDGEFQAVGDQVVQGLLETEYLDFREATAEEARLGLTKGDYLFVVTIPEDFSERVVSLISDNPRQSEIRVDYNDYGGTNGAVLTAGLVPQLQAEVAAQITETYATETLDGMNQLGDGIRRAADGATKIDDGLGRLKDGTGRAVDGIGQLDNGASQLNDGASQLDNGATELNNGASQLNDGAKRLEAGAHELSNGMVTLKDGTRQLGDGAAQIDGGVQQLTGTLIPLLERVQGAVGQIRPVVDTLYAAGLTAQADQLNSTLSKLDPANSENMVSQLNRLRDGTAELSWNLNSPEAPYLNGVNRLLDGSQQLANGSTELRDGTDRLRDGTVRLKDGTVQLKDGTVRLKDGTTQLVDGGAQLSDGVDQLKDGSGELSERLVEGAENAPVVSHLDDSARQMAVPILFEEANLHPTQGLVDESNPTVKTVESGFSLIVMLIFGYLVMAVLSALLPHVVGRRADSRTAAGPVLRAFGLIFLINLAVLGVFTAISVLTGWRPDNWATMAVVVAFIAANGAALFQFFRVLFGRLVGGLFSVGFFALGLFVFGGVWPVPTIPGPLQFFHALHPMSYARDAFMRATDGIYDGTFWVALVVLLGFIVVPLIASVVIYNARRHGAATELEEDRRETRLGEEPLASVTY, encoded by the coding sequence TTGTCGACGTCCACTACCGCGACCTCCTCCCGAGGAAGGTTCCACCGCGTCCTGGACTGGCGCCCCGCCAGCATCCTGGCTCGCATCCTCATCGTTCTCGCTCTCGTGGTGCCGCTGCTGATCTCGGCGACCTACATGTGGGCGATGTGGGACCCGAGCAAGACCTTGCCCAACGTCCCCTTGGCTATCGTCAACGAAGACAAGGGCGCCGAGAACGACGGCGAGTTCCAGGCAGTCGGCGACCAGGTGGTCCAGGGCCTGCTCGAGACCGAATACCTCGACTTCCGCGAGGCCACCGCCGAGGAGGCGCGCCTCGGCCTGACCAAGGGCGACTACCTCTTCGTGGTCACCATCCCGGAGGACTTCTCCGAGCGCGTTGTCTCCCTCATCTCGGACAACCCGCGCCAGTCCGAAATCCGGGTGGACTACAACGACTACGGCGGGACGAACGGCGCTGTCCTCACCGCCGGCCTCGTCCCGCAGCTGCAGGCGGAGGTCGCGGCGCAGATCACCGAAACCTACGCCACGGAGACCCTGGACGGCATGAACCAGTTGGGCGACGGCATCCGCCGTGCCGCCGACGGCGCGACGAAAATCGATGACGGTTTGGGCCGCCTCAAGGACGGAACCGGCAGGGCGGTCGACGGCATCGGACAGCTCGACAACGGCGCCTCCCAGCTCAACGACGGCGCCTCCCAGCTCGATAACGGCGCGACCGAGCTCAACAACGGCGCCTCCCAGCTCAACGACGGCGCGAAGCGGCTCGAGGCCGGCGCCCACGAGCTGAGCAACGGCATGGTCACGCTCAAGGACGGCACCCGGCAGCTTGGCGACGGCGCCGCCCAGATCGACGGCGGCGTCCAGCAGCTCACCGGCACCCTGATCCCGCTGCTGGAGCGCGTCCAGGGTGCGGTCGGCCAGATCCGCCCCGTCGTGGACACCCTCTACGCCGCCGGCCTGACCGCGCAGGCCGACCAGCTCAACAGCACCCTGTCCAAACTCGACCCCGCTAACTCCGAAAACATGGTGTCGCAGCTCAACCGGCTGCGCGACGGCACGGCCGAGCTGAGCTGGAACCTCAACAGCCCCGAGGCGCCCTACCTCAACGGCGTGAACCGCCTCCTCGATGGCTCCCAGCAGCTCGCCAATGGCTCCACCGAGCTGCGCGACGGCACCGACCGTCTCCGCGACGGCACGGTCCGCCTCAAGGACGGCACGGTCCAGCTGAAGGACGGCACCGTCCGGCTCAAGGACGGCACCACTCAGCTTGTCGACGGCGGCGCCCAGCTCAGCGACGGTGTCGACCAGCTCAAGGACGGCTCCGGCGAGTTGTCCGAGCGCCTCGTCGAAGGCGCCGAGAACGCCCCCGTTGTCTCGCACCTGGATGACTCCGCCCGCCAGATGGCCGTGCCCATCCTCTTCGAGGAGGCCAACCTCCACCCGACGCAGGGGCTTGTCGACGAATCGAACCCGACCGTCAAGACCGTCGAGAGCGGCTTCTCCCTCATCGTCATGCTCATCTTCGGCTACCTCGTCATGGCCGTCCTGTCCGCCCTGCTGCCCCACGTCGTGGGGCGCCGCGCGGACAGCCGCACGGCCGCGGGCCCGGTCCTGCGCGCCTTCGGCCTCATCTTCCTCATCAACCTGGCCGTCCTGGGCGTCTTCACCGCCATCTCTGTGCTCACGGGCTGGCGCCCGGATAACTGGGCGACGATGGCCGTGGTCGTCGCGTTCATCGCCGCGAACGGCGCCGCCCTGTTCCAGTTCTTCCGGGTCCTGTTCGGCCGCCTCGTCGGCGGGCTGTTCTCCGTCGGATTCTTCGCCCTCGGCCTGTTCGTCTTCGGCGGCGTCTGGCCGGTGCCGACCATCCCGGGCCCGCTGCAGTTCTTCCACGCGCTGCACCCGATGAGCTACGCCCGCGACGCGTTCATGCGCGCCACCGACGGAATCTACGACGGCACCTTCTGGGTCGCCCTCGTGGTCCTGCTTGGGTTCATCGTGGTCCCGCTGATCGCGTCGGTGGTCATTTACAACGCCCGGCGCCACGGCGCCGCGACGGAGCTCGAGGAGGACCGCCGCGAGACGCGCCTCGGCGAGGAACCACTCGCCTCCGTGACGTACTAA